The following are from one region of the Melaminivora suipulveris genome:
- the purB gene encoding adenylosuccinate lyase, which yields MSSSASSPSPSITALSPLDGRYAARLASLRPIMSEHGYMHRRVQVEVTWFIALSDAGFAEFAPLPADARSYLLGLVERFSEADTQAIKDIEKTTNHDVKAVEYWLKSKFAGRPELERAAEFVHFACTSEDINNTSHALQLRDGRQQVLLPALERIIDKLRAMAHQFAAVPMLSRTHGQTASPTTVGKELANVVARLTTARERIAGVPMLAKMNGAVGNYNAHLSAWPDFDWEAFARRVVENAEPKGLSLTFQPYSIQIEPHDYMAELFDAVARANTILIDLSRDIWGYVSLGYFKQKLKDGEIGSSTMPHKVNPIDFENAEGNLGLANALLRHLSEKLPISRWQRDLTDSTVLRNMGVALGYAVLAYHSLMTGLDKLQLNEEALAADLDTSWEVLAEPIQTVMRRHGVAGAYEKLKEVTRGQSVTREALHALIDSLDIPQEDRQRLLELTPASYTGKAAELARRV from the coding sequence TGCACCGGCGCGTGCAGGTGGAAGTCACCTGGTTCATCGCGCTGTCGGACGCCGGCTTTGCCGAGTTCGCGCCGCTGCCTGCCGACGCGCGCAGTTACCTGCTGGGTCTGGTCGAGCGCTTTTCCGAGGCCGACACGCAGGCCATCAAGGACATTGAAAAGACCACCAACCACGACGTCAAGGCCGTGGAGTACTGGCTCAAGTCCAAGTTCGCCGGCCGGCCGGAGCTGGAGCGCGCGGCAGAGTTCGTGCATTTCGCCTGCACCAGCGAGGACATCAACAACACCAGCCACGCGCTGCAGCTGCGCGACGGCCGCCAGCAGGTGCTGTTGCCCGCGCTGGAGCGCATCATCGACAAGCTGCGCGCCATGGCGCACCAGTTCGCCGCCGTGCCCATGCTCAGCCGCACGCACGGCCAGACGGCCAGCCCGACCACCGTCGGCAAGGAACTGGCCAACGTCGTGGCTCGCCTGACCACGGCGCGCGAGCGCATCGCCGGCGTGCCGATGCTGGCCAAGATGAACGGCGCCGTGGGCAACTACAACGCGCACCTGTCGGCCTGGCCGGATTTCGATTGGGAAGCCTTTGCGCGCCGCGTGGTGGAAAACGCGGAGCCCAAGGGCCTGAGCCTCACTTTCCAGCCGTACTCCATCCAGATCGAGCCGCACGACTACATGGCCGAGCTGTTCGACGCGGTGGCGCGCGCCAACACCATCCTGATCGACCTCTCGCGCGACATCTGGGGCTACGTCAGCCTGGGCTACTTCAAGCAGAAATTGAAGGACGGCGAGATCGGCTCGTCGACCATGCCGCACAAGGTCAACCCCATCGACTTCGAGAACGCCGAGGGCAACCTGGGGCTGGCCAACGCGCTTTTGCGCCACCTGTCGGAAAAACTTCCCATCTCACGCTGGCAGCGCGACCTGACCGATTCCACCGTGCTGCGCAACATGGGGGTCGCGCTGGGCTACGCGGTGCTGGCGTATCACTCGCTCATGACCGGCCTGGACAAGCTGCAGCTCAACGAGGAGGCCCTGGCGGCCGACCTGGACACGAGTTGGGAGGTGCTGGCCGAGCCCATCCAGACGGTCATGCGCCGCCACGGCGTTGCCGGTGCGTATGAAAAGCTCAAGGAAGTCACGCGCGGCCAAAGCGTCACGCGCGAGGCGCTGCACGCGCTGATCGACAGCCTGGACATCCCGCAGGAAGACCGCCAGCGCCTGCTGGAGCTGACGCCGGCCAGCTACACCGGCAAGGCCGCCGAGCTGGCGCGCCGGGTCTGA
- a CDS encoding YaeQ family protein, with translation MALKSTIFKAHLAIADIDHGYYADHQLTLARHPSETDERMMVRLAALALQAHELQDTCGGDGQLAFGAGLSDPDDPDVSLTDFTGRKRLWIEVGQPEDKPLAKACSRADAVLVYAFHHAAEVWWRGIEGKLARLDRLQVWRIPAEQSQALAQLAERSMQLQATVQDGALTLSSERGSVHLEPLRWK, from the coding sequence ATGGCCCTCAAATCCACCATCTTCAAGGCGCATCTCGCGATCGCCGACATCGACCACGGCTACTACGCCGACCACCAGCTGACCCTGGCGCGCCACCCGAGCGAGACCGACGAGCGCATGATGGTGCGCCTGGCGGCGCTGGCGCTGCAGGCGCACGAGCTGCAGGACACCTGCGGCGGCGACGGCCAGCTCGCCTTCGGCGCCGGCCTGTCCGATCCGGACGACCCGGACGTGTCGCTGACCGACTTCACCGGCCGCAAGCGCCTGTGGATCGAGGTCGGCCAGCCCGAGGACAAGCCGCTGGCCAAGGCCTGCTCGCGCGCCGACGCGGTGCTGGTCTACGCCTTCCATCACGCGGCCGAAGTGTGGTGGCGCGGCATCGAGGGCAAGCTGGCGCGGCTGGACCGGCTGCAGGTCTGGCGCATCCCGGCCGAGCAATCGCAGGCGCTGGCGCAGCTGGCCGAGCGCAGCATGCAGCTGCAGGCCACGGTGCAGGACGGCGCGCTCACCCTGAGCAGCGAACGCGGCAGCGTGCACCTGGAACCCCTGCGCTGGAAGTGA
- a CDS encoding DUF3717 domain-containing protein, whose protein sequence is MPAPAFFFIADIEAAINFWRARAPSPDGVQLSAQVAALAEVYARMAHARQRALPEADMPAAALDAWLIWYDSTPDTPCIAICSTSQGDARCKGCGRSFEEVQHWLSYSPVQKRAVWQRITQEGTALRFTRYAERAAEGPAI, encoded by the coding sequence GTGCCTGCCCCCGCGTTTTTTTTCATCGCCGACATCGAGGCCGCCATCAACTTCTGGCGCGCCCGCGCGCCCTCGCCCGATGGCGTGCAGCTGTCTGCGCAGGTCGCGGCGCTGGCCGAGGTCTATGCCCGCATGGCGCACGCGCGCCAGCGCGCATTGCCCGAGGCCGACATGCCCGCCGCCGCGCTGGATGCGTGGCTCATCTGGTACGACAGCACGCCGGACACGCCCTGCATCGCGATCTGCTCGACCAGCCAAGGGGACGCCCGGTGCAAGGGGTGCGGGCGCAGCTTCGAGGAGGTGCAGCACTGGCTGAGCTACAGCCCGGTGCAAAAGCGCGCCGTCTGGCAGCGCATCACGCAGGAGGGCACGGCCCTGCGCTTCACGCGCTACGCCGAGCGCGCCGCCGAAGGCCCGGCCATTTGA
- a CDS encoding TerC family protein, whose translation MDLDFLTHTPFWIALGQIIIIDILLGGDNAVVIALACRKLPAAQRTKGIIWGTVGAIALRVVLIVFAMQLLNLPALKMVGALLLVWIGVKLIAPEEEDEHSNIQGSDKLLAAIKTVIVADLVMSVDNVIAIAGAAQGSGEHQTLLVVLGLLISVPIIVWGSQLVIGLMERFPAVITAGGMLLGWIAGGMLATDPLFVNHNEWLWAPKWGSSDGKGHAELPTAIYWAAHVAGALIVLALGKWVAARRARAAAAAPARQA comes from the coding sequence ATGGATTTGGACTTTCTCACCCACACCCCGTTCTGGATCGCGCTCGGCCAGATCATCATCATCGACATCCTGCTGGGCGGAGACAACGCGGTCGTCATCGCCCTGGCCTGCCGCAAGCTGCCGGCGGCGCAGCGCACCAAGGGCATCATCTGGGGCACCGTCGGGGCCATCGCGCTGCGCGTGGTGCTGATCGTCTTCGCCATGCAGCTCTTGAACCTGCCGGCGCTCAAGATGGTCGGCGCGCTCCTGCTGGTGTGGATCGGCGTCAAGCTGATCGCGCCCGAGGAGGAGGACGAGCACAGCAACATCCAGGGCAGCGACAAGCTGCTGGCGGCCATCAAGACCGTCATCGTCGCCGACCTGGTCATGAGCGTGGACAACGTCATCGCCATCGCCGGCGCTGCCCAGGGCTCGGGCGAGCACCAGACGCTGCTGGTCGTGCTGGGCCTGTTGATCTCGGTGCCGATCATCGTCTGGGGCTCGCAGCTGGTCATCGGATTGATGGAGCGCTTCCCTGCGGTCATCACCGCCGGCGGCATGCTGCTGGGCTGGATCGCCGGCGGCATGCTGGCCACCGACCCGCTGTTCGTGAACCACAACGAATGGCTGTGGGCTCCCAAGTGGGGCAGCTCGGACGGCAAGGGCCACGCCGAACTTCCCACCGCCATCTACTGGGCCGCGCATGTGGCCGGCGCGCTGATCGTGCTGGCGCTGGGCAAGTGGGTGGCCGCGCGCCGCGCCAGGGCGGCCGCTGCCGCCCCCGCGCGGCAAGCCTGA
- a CDS encoding phage holin family protein — translation MRMLLKWILSAVALLCVAYLYGGVEVRSFGAAMVAAFVIGLLNVVLRPILVILTLPVTILTLGLFLFVINALMFWAASGLLSGFHVAGFGAALLGSLLYSLLGLVIESALGGLFSKK, via the coding sequence ATGCGAATGCTCCTCAAATGGATCCTGAGCGCCGTGGCGCTCCTGTGCGTGGCCTACCTGTACGGCGGGGTGGAGGTGCGCAGCTTCGGCGCCGCCATGGTCGCGGCTTTCGTGATCGGGCTGCTGAACGTGGTGCTGCGGCCCATCCTGGTCATCCTGACGCTGCCGGTGACCATCCTGACGCTGGGCCTGTTCCTGTTCGTCATCAACGCGCTGATGTTCTGGGCCGCCTCGGGCCTGCTCAGCGGCTTTCACGTCGCGGGCTTCGGTGCCGCGCTGCTGGGATCGCTGCTGTATTCGCTGCTGGGCCTGGTGATCGAGTCAGCGCTCGGCGGCCTGTTCTCGAAGAAGTGA
- a CDS encoding M48 family metalloprotease yields MVNLPLASRAHAQPALPTLGDGLDLTAAAERKLGDRIIRELYRDPDYIDDAVLLEYVQGIFQPLLAAARARGELGADIDERFAWEILLGRDRSVNAFALPGGYFGLHLGLIGVVATRDELASVLAHELSHVTQRHISRLISQQGRQTPLMIGALILGALAAAKSPEAAQALVVGGQALAVQNQLNFSRDMEREADRIGYGLMQPAGFAPQGFVAMFDKLQQANRINDNGSWPYLRSHPLTTQRIADMQSRIAHDAPRPAPPTLEHAMMAARARVLMRPGIDVWRQWLAGPQDAGFATRPQPERATAWYAAALSAMQLSDWAAARKALAGLQQAAQSDAAALRQARLLGAELELTAGAPKAALALLDAAPEGKDGRAASPRPELLLRAQALLALGDAAAMAGPLQTRTTTHPRDAAAWQLLAQVWQQQGQGLRAIRAEAESQVARQDYAAAVDRFKAGQDLARRSGGAADYVEASIIDTRLRAVESLLREQAAER; encoded by the coding sequence ATGGTCAACCTGCCGCTGGCCTCCCGAGCGCACGCCCAGCCCGCGCTGCCCACGCTGGGCGACGGCCTGGACCTCACCGCCGCGGCCGAGCGCAAGCTGGGCGACCGCATCATCCGCGAGCTGTACCGCGACCCGGACTACATCGACGATGCCGTGCTGCTGGAATACGTGCAGGGCATCTTCCAGCCCCTGCTGGCGGCGGCGCGCGCGCGCGGCGAGCTGGGCGCCGATATCGACGAGCGCTTCGCCTGGGAAATCCTGCTCGGGCGCGACCGCTCGGTCAACGCCTTCGCCCTGCCCGGCGGCTACTTCGGCCTGCACCTGGGACTGATCGGGGTGGTGGCCACGCGCGACGAACTGGCCTCGGTGCTGGCGCACGAGCTCAGCCACGTCACCCAGAGGCACATCTCGCGCCTGATCTCGCAGCAGGGCCGACAGACGCCACTCATGATCGGCGCGCTGATCCTGGGCGCGCTGGCCGCCGCCAAGAGCCCCGAGGCGGCGCAGGCGCTGGTGGTCGGCGGGCAGGCGCTGGCGGTGCAGAACCAACTGAACTTCTCGCGCGACATGGAGCGCGAGGCCGACCGCATCGGCTACGGCCTGATGCAGCCCGCCGGCTTCGCGCCGCAGGGCTTCGTGGCCATGTTCGACAAGCTGCAGCAGGCCAATCGCATCAACGACAACGGCAGCTGGCCCTACCTGCGCAGCCACCCGCTGACCACGCAGCGCATCGCCGACATGCAAAGCCGCATCGCCCACGACGCGCCGCGCCCGGCGCCGCCGACGCTGGAGCACGCCATGATGGCCGCCCGCGCGCGCGTGCTGATGCGCCCCGGCATCGACGTCTGGCGCCAGTGGCTGGCGGGGCCCCAGGACGCCGGCTTTGCCACCCGCCCGCAGCCCGAGCGCGCCACCGCCTGGTACGCCGCCGCTCTAAGCGCCATGCAGCTGTCCGACTGGGCCGCTGCGCGCAAGGCGCTGGCGGGCCTGCAGCAGGCGGCACAGAGCGATGCCGCCGCCCTGCGCCAGGCGCGGCTGCTGGGCGCCGAGCTGGAGCTGACCGCTGGCGCGCCGAAGGCCGCGCTGGCTCTGCTGGACGCGGCGCCCGAAGGCAAGGACGGCCGCGCCGCCAGCCCGCGGCCCGAATTGCTGTTGCGCGCCCAGGCGTTGCTGGCGCTGGGCGATGCCGCCGCGATGGCCGGGCCGCTGCAGACGCGAACGACCACGCATCCGCGCGACGCCGCAGCCTGGCAGCTGCTGGCGCAAGTCTGGCAACAGCAGGGCCAGGGCCTGCGCGCCATCCGCGCCGAAGCCGAAAGCCAGGTGGCGCGCCAGGACTACGCCGCCGCCGTGGACCGTTTCAAGGCCGGGCAGGACTTGGCGCGCAGGAGCGGCGGCGCCGCCGACTACGTCGAGGCGTCGATCATCGACACGCGGCTGCGCGCCGTGGAATCACTTCTTCGAGAACAGGCCGCCGAGCGCTGA
- the moaC gene encoding cyclic pyranopterin monophosphate synthase MoaC has product MTQSSSPSPLTHFDAQGQAHMVDVGAKPATHRTAVASGRIQMQPATLALIESGSAKKGDVLGVARIAAIMGAKKTSELIPLCHPLALTRVAVEFELLSEASSVQCTATVETLGQTGVEMEALTAVQVALLTIYDMCKAADKRMVMQDVRVLEKHGGKSGSFVA; this is encoded by the coding sequence ATGACCCAGTCTTCGTCCCCCAGCCCGCTGACCCACTTCGACGCCCAGGGCCAGGCACACATGGTCGACGTCGGCGCCAAGCCGGCCACGCACCGCACGGCAGTGGCCAGCGGCCGCATCCAGATGCAGCCGGCCACCCTGGCGCTGATCGAATCGGGCAGCGCCAAGAAAGGTGACGTGCTGGGCGTGGCGCGTATCGCCGCCATCATGGGCGCCAAGAAGACCAGCGAGCTGATCCCGCTGTGCCACCCGCTGGCGCTGACACGCGTGGCGGTCGAGTTCGAATTGCTGTCCGAGGCCAGCAGCGTGCAGTGCACGGCGACGGTGGAGACGCTCGGCCAGACCGGCGTGGAGATGGAGGCGCTGACGGCAGTGCAGGTGGCGCTTTTGACCATCTACGACATGTGCAAGGCGGCGGACAAGCGCATGGTCATGCAGGACGTGCGCGTGCTGGAAAAGCACGGGGGCAAATCGGGTAGCTTCGTGGCCTGA
- a CDS encoding Uma2 family endonuclease: protein MSLPAAQHRFSADDFLVWEAGQERKHEYLDGEVFAMAGASDAHVTIAGNLFIALRTHLRSGPCSVYISDMKLHAAADNAFFYPDVFVTCSQTDRAQNLTKGEPSLIAEVLSPGIAAYDRGQKFAAYRRFPTLREYLLVDSERVAVELFRRDEDSNLWVLHPFAADEQVTLSSVGLTLPVSALYEDVQLERGGASTAQVNAPADQAGHAARSD from the coding sequence ATGTCCCTTCCCGCTGCGCAGCACCGTTTCAGCGCCGACGACTTCCTGGTCTGGGAGGCCGGGCAGGAGCGCAAGCACGAATATCTGGATGGCGAAGTCTTCGCCATGGCGGGCGCGTCCGATGCCCATGTGACCATCGCAGGCAACCTGTTCATCGCCCTGCGCACCCATTTGCGCTCGGGGCCATGCAGCGTCTACATCTCCGACATGAAACTGCACGCGGCTGCCGACAACGCATTCTTCTACCCTGACGTGTTCGTCACCTGCTCGCAGACCGACCGCGCCCAAAACCTGACCAAGGGCGAGCCAAGCCTGATCGCCGAGGTGCTGTCGCCGGGCATCGCTGCCTACGATCGCGGCCAGAAATTCGCCGCCTATCGCCGTTTTCCGACCCTGCGCGAGTACCTGCTGGTGGACAGCGAACGCGTCGCGGTCGAACTGTTTCGACGCGACGAGGACAGCAATCTCTGGGTATTGCACCCGTTCGCGGCGGACGAGCAGGTGACGCTTTCCAGCGTCGGCCTGACGCTGCCGGTATCCGCGCTGTACGAAGATGTGCAGCTGGAGCGCGGCGGTGCAAGCACCGCGCAGGTAAACGCACCTGCCGATCAGGCAGGGCACGCTGCCCGATCGGACTGA
- a CDS encoding carboxymuconolactone decarboxylase family protein — translation MQQRLNHRLASPKGFAAMLGLEQYTRSSGLELPLLELVKTRVSQINGCAFCLDMHTKDARAAGETEQRLYLLPVWREAPCYTPRERTALAWAEAVTLLKDQQVDDATYEQARAQFDEKQLVDLTLAIVAINGWNRLSIAFRTEAGTYQPGQH, via the coding sequence ATGCAACAACGCTTGAATCACCGCCTGGCATCGCCCAAGGGCTTTGCCGCCATGCTTGGCCTGGAGCAATACACGCGCAGCAGCGGCCTGGAGCTGCCCCTGCTGGAGCTCGTGAAGACACGCGTATCGCAAATCAACGGCTGCGCGTTTTGCCTGGACATGCACACCAAGGACGCGCGCGCCGCGGGCGAGACCGAGCAGCGTCTGTACCTGCTGCCCGTGTGGCGCGAGGCGCCGTGCTACACGCCGCGCGAGCGCACCGCACTGGCCTGGGCCGAGGCCGTGACGCTGCTCAAAGATCAGCAAGTCGACGACGCGACCTACGAGCAGGCGCGCGCGCAATTCGATGAAAAACAATTGGTGGACCTGACACTGGCCATCGTCGCCATCAATGGCTGGAATCGCCTGTCGATCGCCTTTCGCACCGAGGCGGGGACGTATCAGCCGGGGCAGCATTGA
- a CDS encoding M20 aminoacylase family protein, with protein MSLIADIEASHDEFTALRRDIHAHPELAFEEHRTADLVARQLQSWGIEVHRGLGKTGVVGVLRGTKSGAATRTLALRADMDALPMPEHNRFAHASRHPGRMHGCGHDGHTAILLGAAKYLAAQRDFDGTVHFIFQPAEEGGNAGARAMIEDGLLERFPCDEIYGLHNMPGLPQGHFGFRKGAAMASSNRFDITIRGTGGHAAQPHKAVDTIVIAAQMVGQLQTLISRHKNPIDVAVLSVTQIHAGDAYNVLPGEAVIRGTVRTYSTAVLDDIENRMRHMAELLPQVHGGSGELHFHRAYPPLVNWDAPTDFAMQVARETFGAERVDGNMPQHGGAEDFSFYLEKVPGCYLFLGNGEGAHREAQYTGMGPCELHNPNYDFNDALLPIGSTYWVRLVQAFFAREDRAS; from the coding sequence ATGAGCCTGATCGCCGACATCGAAGCCTCGCACGATGAATTCACCGCCCTGCGCCGCGACATCCATGCGCACCCGGAGCTGGCTTTCGAAGAGCACCGCACGGCCGATCTGGTCGCACGGCAGCTCCAGTCCTGGGGCATTGAAGTGCATCGCGGCCTGGGCAAGACCGGCGTGGTGGGCGTGCTACGCGGCACGAAGAGTGGCGCTGCCACGCGCACCCTCGCCCTGCGCGCCGACATGGACGCGCTGCCCATGCCCGAGCACAACCGCTTCGCCCACGCCTCGCGCCACCCCGGACGCATGCACGGCTGCGGGCACGACGGGCACACGGCCATCTTGCTGGGGGCAGCCAAATACCTGGCGGCGCAGCGTGACTTCGACGGCACGGTGCATTTCATCTTCCAACCCGCCGAGGAGGGCGGCAACGCCGGCGCGCGCGCCATGATCGAGGACGGGCTGCTTGAGCGCTTTCCCTGCGACGAGATCTACGGCCTGCACAACATGCCGGGCCTGCCGCAGGGTCACTTCGGCTTTCGCAAGGGCGCGGCGATGGCGTCGAGCAACCGTTTTGACATCACCATCCGCGGCACCGGCGGCCACGCCGCGCAGCCGCACAAGGCGGTGGACACCATCGTCATCGCCGCGCAGATGGTCGGCCAGTTGCAGACGCTGATCTCGCGCCACAAGAACCCCATCGACGTGGCGGTGCTGAGCGTGACGCAGATCCACGCCGGCGACGCCTACAACGTGCTGCCCGGCGAGGCGGTGATCCGCGGCACCGTGCGCACCTACAGCACCGCCGTGCTGGACGATATCGAAAACCGCATGCGCCACATGGCCGAGCTGCTGCCGCAAGTGCATGGCGGCAGCGGCGAGCTGCACTTTCACCGGGCCTATCCGCCGCTGGTCAACTGGGACGCGCCGACCGACTTCGCCATGCAGGTCGCGCGCGAGACCTTCGGCGCCGAGCGCGTCGACGGCAACATGCCGCAGCACGGCGGGGCGGAGGATTTTTCCTTCTACCTGGAGAAGGTCCCCGGCTGCTACCTGTTCCTGGGCAACGGCGAGGGCGCGCACCGCGAGGCGCAATACACCGGCATGGGGCCGTGCGAGCTGCACAACCCGAACTACGACTTCAACGATGCGCTGCTGCCGATTGGCTCGACGTATTGGGTGCGGCTTGTACAGGCATTCTTTGCGCGCGAAGATCGGGCATCCTGA
- a CDS encoding N-formylglutamate amidohydrolase has product MTEATVNPRATAPFDPYTLQKPQADTLPLVCDSPHSGTLYPQDFGYALPFERLRRGEDTDVHVLWQALPAVGATLIAANFPRAYIDPNRDVEDIDAAMLDGAWPTALTPSEKTRLGIGLIWRDAGKNGKDPIYDRKLSVAEVRARIDRYHAPYHAALREHIEAAHQEHGAVWHLNLHSMPADSYEGLQIQSDHPLADVVLGDRDGSTAAPEFTALVAEAFRRRGLSVALNDPFKGVALIARLGRPAERRHSLQIELHRGLYMDEDTRARSANFDALQRTLAEVSADIAAYVRSQIAS; this is encoded by the coding sequence ATGACTGAAGCAACCGTGAACCCGCGCGCCACCGCGCCCTTCGACCCCTACACCCTGCAAAAACCCCAGGCCGATACGCTGCCGCTGGTGTGCGATTCGCCGCACAGCGGCACGCTGTATCCACAGGATTTCGGCTACGCCCTGCCCTTCGAGCGCCTGCGCCGCGGCGAGGACACCGACGTGCACGTGCTGTGGCAGGCGCTGCCCGCTGTTGGCGCGACCTTGATCGCGGCCAACTTTCCGCGCGCCTACATCGACCCGAACCGCGACGTCGAAGACATCGACGCCGCCATGCTCGACGGTGCCTGGCCCACGGCCTTGACGCCCAGCGAGAAGACGCGGCTGGGCATCGGCCTGATCTGGCGCGATGCGGGCAAGAACGGCAAGGACCCGATCTACGACCGCAAGCTCTCCGTGGCCGAGGTGCGCGCGCGCATCGATCGCTACCACGCGCCCTACCATGCGGCGCTGCGCGAGCACATCGAGGCCGCGCACCAGGAGCACGGCGCCGTGTGGCATCTGAACCTGCACTCCATGCCGGCGGATTCGTATGAGGGCTTGCAGATCCAGAGCGACCATCCATTGGCCGATGTGGTGCTGGGCGATCGCGACGGCAGCACCGCCGCGCCCGAGTTCACCGCCCTGGTGGCAGAGGCCTTCCGCCGCCGGGGCCTGAGCGTCGCGCTGAACGACCCCTTCAAGGGCGTGGCGCTGATCGCCCGCCTGGGCCGCCCGGCCGAGCGCCGGCACAGCCTGCAGATCGAGCTGCACCGCGGCCTGTACATGGATGAGGACACGCGCGCGCGCAGCGCCAACTTCGACGCGCTGCAACGCACGCTGGCCGAGGTTTCGGCCGACATCGCCGCCTACGTGCGCAGCCAGATCGCATCCTGA
- a CDS encoding ABC transporter ATP-binding protein, translated as MSTVIDTTAATQQQAPPQPQAEGAPLLELRGISKRFVQPVDLAGKLANLLGARNSASVVQAVSDVDLQIRAGEVIGVVGESGCGKSTLGRVIAGINPPSAGEVRYEGQPVAAMTAAQRKAYGLGVQMIFQNPMASLNPRMRVLDIVGEAPVVHGLVPASGKAEYVAELMRQVGLDPEYAQRYPHQFSGGQRQRIGIARALALKPRLIVCDEAVAALDVSIQAQVLNLFLELRKELALTYLFISHNLGVVGHVSDRVVIMYLGRVVEVAPTEVIFSRPAHPYTQALLAELPQLDAVRRDYRPIQGELPSPLNPPPGCAFHPRCPHAFARCKVERPALRALADGHLSACHLNEPAAPPATP; from the coding sequence ATGAGCACCGTGATCGACACCACCGCCGCCACGCAGCAACAGGCCCCGCCGCAGCCCCAGGCGGAAGGTGCGCCGTTGCTGGAGCTGCGCGGCATCTCCAAACGCTTCGTGCAGCCGGTGGATCTGGCAGGCAAGCTGGCCAACCTGCTGGGTGCGCGCAATTCGGCCAGCGTGGTGCAGGCCGTCTCGGATGTGGATTTGCAGATACGCGCCGGCGAGGTCATCGGCGTGGTGGGCGAATCCGGCTGCGGCAAATCCACGCTGGGGCGCGTGATCGCCGGCATCAACCCGCCAAGCGCGGGCGAGGTGCGCTACGAGGGCCAGCCGGTGGCGGCCATGACTGCCGCGCAGCGCAAGGCCTACGGCCTGGGCGTGCAGATGATCTTCCAGAACCCGATGGCATCGCTGAACCCGCGCATGCGCGTGCTCGACATCGTGGGCGAGGCGCCGGTGGTGCACGGCCTGGTGCCGGCGTCGGGCAAGGCCGAGTACGTGGCCGAACTGATGCGCCAGGTGGGGCTGGACCCGGAGTATGCGCAGCGCTATCCGCACCAGTTCTCCGGCGGGCAGCGCCAGCGCATCGGCATCGCCCGTGCGCTGGCCCTGAAGCCCCGGCTGATCGTTTGCGACGAGGCGGTGGCCGCCCTGGACGTGTCCATCCAGGCGCAGGTGCTCAACCTGTTCCTGGAGCTGCGCAAAGAGCTGGCGCTGACCTACCTGTTCATCAGCCATAACCTGGGCGTGGTCGGCCACGTGTCGGACCGCGTGGTCATCATGTACCTGGGGCGCGTGGTCGAGGTCGCGCCGACGGAGGTCATCTTCAGCCGCCCGGCGCACCCCTACACCCAGGCGCTGCTGGCCGAGCTGCCGCAGCTCGACGCCGTGCGGCGCGACTACCGGCCCATCCAGGGCGAGCTGCCCTCGCCGTTGAATCCGCCGCCCGGCTGCGCCTTCCACCCGCGCTGCCCGCACGCTTTTGCACGCTGCAAGGTCGAGCGGCCCGCGCTGCGCGCGCTGGCCGATGGCCACCTGAGCGCCTGCCATTTGAACGAACCTGCTGCCCCACCTGCAACGCCATGA